The Euphorbia lathyris chromosome 8, ddEupLath1.1, whole genome shotgun sequence genome has a window encoding:
- the LOC136203135 gene encoding cytochrome P450 734A1 produces MKEHIEMEKEELYWRMKVFAACVIVLVVGLKIGVLLWWKPRRIQVHFSKQGIRGPPYRFFIGNVKELVDMMLKASSQPMPFSHNILPRVLSFYHHWKKIYGATFLVWFGPTVRLAVSDPDLIREIFTTNSHFYEKIEAHPLVKQLEGDGLLSLKGPKWLLHRKIISPTFHMENLKLLVPVVAKSVTDMLDEWSSISKSDEVEIEVSEWFQTLTEDVITRTAFGSSYEDGKVIFRLQAQQMLLASESFQKVSIPGYRFFPTRRNIKSWRLGKKTKESLLKLIDRRTDNNKLIEEKGPKDLLGLMIQASTCCPNVTVHDIVEECKSFFFAGKHTTSNLLTWTTVLLAMHPHWQVLARDEVLRVCGSRDIPTKDHLIKLKTLSMIINESLRLYPPTIATIRRSKTDVDLGGYKIPRGTELLIPILALHHDQSIWGNDVNEFNPGRFSEGVARAAKHSIAFIPFGLGVRTCIGQNLAILQAKLTLAIILQRFSFRLAPTYQHAPTVLMLLYPQYGAPIIFKKLPNPLTHPST; encoded by the exons ATGAAAGAGCATATAGAGATGGAGAAAGAGGAGTTGTACTGGAGGATGAAGGTGTTTGCAGCGTGTGTAATAGTGTTAGTCGTTGGATTAAAGATAGGAGTATTATTATGGTGGAAACCAAGAAGAATCCAAGTCCATTTCTCTAAACAAGGAATCAGAGGTCCTCCTTATCGTTTTTTCATCGGCAATGTCAAAGAGTTAGTCGATATGATGTTGAAGGCTTCTTCTCAACCTATGCCTTTCTCCCACAACATCCTTCCTCGTGTTCTTTCTTTCTACCATCATTGGAAGAAAATTTATG GTGCAACCTTTCTTGTTTGGTTCGGACCTACGGTTCGACTGGCCGTCTCTGACCCTGACCTTATTAGAGAAATTTTTACTACTAACTCTCATTTCTACGAGAAGATTGAAGCCCACCCACTTGTTAAACAGCTTGAAGGCGACGGCCTCCTCAGTCTTAAAGGTCCTAAATGGCTTCTCCATAGGAAAATCATCTCTCCTACATTTCATATGGAAAATCTCAAA cTTCTAGTCCCAGTTGTGGCAAAGAGCGTGACGGACATGTTGGATGAGTGGTCGTCAATTTCCAAGTCCGATGAGGTTGAAATCGAAGTTTCTGAATGGTTTCAAACCCTAACAGAAGACGTCATTACAAGAACCGCATTCGGAAGCAGCTATGAAGATGGAAAGGTCATTTTCCGATTACAAGCTCAGCAAATGCTGCTGGCTTCTGAGTCTTTCCAAAAGGTTTCTATTCCTGGTTACAG GTTTTTTCCGACAAGAAGAAACATAAAGTCGTGGAGATTGGGTAAGAAGACAAAGGAATCACTATTGAAGCTGATCGATCGGAGGACAGATAATAATAAGTTAATTGAAGAAAAAGGCCCCAAGGATCTGCTAGGATTAATGATTCAAGCTTCTACTTGTTGCCCAAATGTGACTGTACATGACATTGTTGAAGAATGCAAAAGCTTTTTCTTTGCCGGTAAACATACCACATCCAATTTGCTGACGTGGACCACGGTCCTACTAGCTATGCATCCACATTGGCAGGTGCTAGCACGTGATGAGGTCCTAAGGGTGTGTGGATCACGTGACATTCCCACCAAAGATCATCTTATCAAGCTTAAGACG CTGAGCATGATTATCAATGAATCCCTACGGTTATACCCACCTACAATCGCCACGATCCGACGGTCCAAAACAGATGTAGATCTAGGAGGCTACAAGATCCCACGTGGGACCGAGCTGTTAATACCAATCTTGGCCCTTCATCATGATCAGAGCATATGGGGGAATGATGTAAATGAGTTCAATCCAGGGAGATTTTCAGAAGGAGTGGCCAGGGCAGCAAAGCATTCTATAGCTTTTATACCATTTGGGCTTGGGGTTAGGACCTGCATTGGACAAAACCTAGCCATTTTGCAAGCCAAATTAACTTTAGCCATTATATTGCAACGCTTCTCCTTTAGATTGGCCcctacataccaacatgcaccCACTGTCCTTATGTTGCTATACCCACAATATGGTGCACCCATCATTTTTAAAAAACTACCCAATCCTCTAACTCACCCATCAACCTAG